DNA from Aliarcobacter butzleri:
GCTGTTGCATCAGCTCCTAAACCTTTGAATACTGTACTATAAAGTCTATTTGCAACTGGTTCTTCAAAAGGTCCCATAGTATCCCAAAAGTTTGGTTCACTACACCCAATACAGCCATGTCCGGCTTGAATAGGCCAAGAAGTATGAGAATTGAATTTATTTTTTGAACAGTTATTAAAAGTATATGGTCCTTTACAACCTACTTTATATAAACAATATCCTTTTTTTGCACCTTCATCTCCAAATTCTTCTACAAACTCACCTGCATCAAAATGCCCTCTTCTTTCACATAAATCGTGGATTCTTAATCCATAAGCCCATTTTGGTCTATTGTAAACATCAAGAGATGGTAAAGTTCCATAAAGAATATAATGAAGTAAAGTTCCAACTATATTTTTTTCACTTGGAGGACAGCCAGGAACATTTATTACTAATTTATCTGTAACTTTTGATAAAGCTTTTGCTCCAGTTGGATTTGGAATTGCTGCTTGAACTCCACCAAAAGAGGAACACGTTCCTATTGCAAATATTGCTAAAGCATTATTTGAAGCATCAATAGCTGATTGTTCTCCTGTTTTCCCATGTCCACCAATAGTTAAAAAAGTAGCATTTTCTCCTGTTGGAATACCACCTTCAACCATTAAAATATATCTTCCCTTATATTTTTCAATAGCTGACTCAAGGTTATGTTCAGCTTGCCAACCAGCTGCTGCCATCAAAGTTTCATGATATTCTAATGAAATATAATCAAAAATTAAAGAATCAATAGTTGGAGCATCTGTTCTAAGTAGTGATTCACTACATCCTGTACACTCTGCCATATGAAGCCAAACAATTGGTAATCTATCACTTAAAGTTGCTGCTTTTGCAACTAAAGGAGTAAATGTTGCAGGAAGTGCTAACATAGCAGTCATAGCTGTAGCCCATTTCATAAAATCTCTTCTTGAGATACCTTTTTCTTCTAAATGTGAAGTTATTGATTTTTCTTCTTTGAATTTTGGTAGTTTTTCTAAATCTAATAGCCTATTGGCCAATCTATCATAAAGTTTTTTATCTTTCAAAACTTATCCTTCAATTTTTATGAATAATCATTCATTTTTTTAGTTTTTGTATTCTATACTCTTTACCTTTAAATTTTCTTATATTTTTTAGCATTATTTGTAATTTAATATAAAAATTATCTTATATTTAATAAAATTATTATTTTTTAATATAAGATATATATACAGCTTATTAAATAAATTATTATTAAAATAAAAAGAAAAATTTATTCTATTTATAATAAGAAAAGATAATACTTATGATTTTTTATAAATATATATGTAATTATCTTTTCTATCGATTTTTAAGGAATAGATTTTTGATAAAGCAAAGAGAAACTTATCAAATTCATCTATTTTAAATGAGCCACTTATCATATATTTTTTGATATTATTATCAATAAAAATATTTATATCTTTGTATTTTCTAAACTCATTTATAGATTTTTCCAAAGAGTAATCTTGGAAAAATAATATTCCATCTTTCCAAGAAGCAATATTTTTTATATCTATATCTTTTAATATTATTTTGTTGTTTTCTTTATCAAAAGATATACATTTACCAGATGTTAGAATAGCCAATTCTTCAAACTTATTATCTTTATTTTCTTCAACTTTTACTTTTCCACTTATAACATCAATAGATATTTTATCTTCTTCATTTTTTACTTCGAAATTTGTACCTAAAACTTCTACTTTTATCATATTAGCATTTACAATAAATGGTTTATTTGGATTCTTTGCTACATCAAAAAGAACTTTCCCACTGATGATATTTACTTCTCTTTTATTTTCAAAATATTTTATATCAACTTTTGTTTTAGCATCTAATATTACTCTTGAACCATCAGGTAAAACTATATTTTTTATCTCTTTATTTGTAGTAAAACTATGTTTTATACCAAAATTCAAATACTCTATTCCAAAAAAACTTACTACTATTACAAAAAGAATTGAAGCTGCAATTTTCAAAAATTGTGTTTTTCTAAAAATTCTTTCTCTTTTTATTCCTTGATGAACCTCTTGTGAAATTTTCTCTTTTGTATCTTTTGATAAAGATAAAAACATTTGTTGAACTCTTTGTACATTTTCATAAGCTTTTTTATGTTCAATGTTTTCATCTATCCAAGAATTAAATTCTATTTCTTGTTCTTTTGTAAAACCATCTTTTTTACATGTAAAAAAATAAGCTGCTTTTTCTTTTATATTTTCTTTCATTTTTAATTCCACTCTTTTTTTTCTACATATTCTGTTAGTTTAGCAGTTGCTGTTATAATATATTTTTGTACTGTATTCAAATTTAGATTCAAAATTTTTGCAATTTGTTTTTTGTCATAACCATCAAAAATATGCAGTACAAAAACTTGTTTCAAATGATGAGGCAAATCATTAAGCGCTTCTAAAAGTAACTCTTCTTTTTTATTTTCTAACAAAATTCCATCTGGTTGATCATCAATCTCACAAAAATATCTATCTTCTTCAAATTCAATAAATTCTTTGATTTTTCCTTTTTTTGAATAATCAAAAGTTAGATTTCTTGCGACTTTATATAAAAATGCTCTTTCATTTTCAATAATTGTCTCTTTTTGTTTTTCTAAAGTTTTAGCGTAAGTTTCTTGTATTATTTCCAAAGCTAATTGTTTATCATTTGTCATTTTTTGAACATAATAAACTAACTCATCATAATATTTAAGCATTTATATTTCTTCTTGTATTTTTGATAAATATTATCAAAACTAGTTTTAATTTTTACTTATTAAACTAGTTTTATAATAATTGAAGTTTTTAAAATATGATTAGTAGTCTAAAGGATATTCTATTGGAAGAATAATATTATAGTTTTTACTCAAAGTTTTAAGTGTTTTTGATAACAAAATAGAATTTGCAAACATATTTCCACATAAAACAATATCTTTTGCTTTTATCTCTTTTGCAATTTCATCTGAATAATTGCAGATAAATTCACTCAAACTCTCATAAAATGAATATGCCAAAGTTTGATTATCAACATTTGCCATTTTATAAGACATCATAGATTGAATTGTTTTTCTATAATCTAAAACATTTAATTTATTAACTTTTATAAGTTTCATATCTATTTGAATACCACTTTTTAAGTTTGTATCAAGAGCTAAATCTTCAAACTCTTTTGCATTATTTAAACCTAAAACTTTTGCACAAATATTTACAATAGATTCAAAACCTTTTGCATTTGTAGGTACAATTGCTGATACAACTTCTGGATATTTTCTAATAAAATTAGTAATCAATCTTGAACAATGTTCATCAATAGTTGAAATTTCATCAAAACAATTTGTAATGCTATTTCGAATATTTGGAATAACAATAACTTCTTTTTGTCCTTTTGTAGGAATATTTAAACTAATCGAACTACTTTTAGTAGTTGAAGAAAAATATACACCAACGCTAGGTTCTAATCTTTTTGCACTTTGAGCTAAAGTTGCTTTGTAAACTCCGCCAAATTCATTAAAATACTCTTTTGAAGAGTTGAATTTTTTTCTTGAAACAAAATCATATTTAGGGAAAAGTCCTTTATTTCCTGAGATGATGATATTTTGTTCTTTATTATATGTAACTTTTAGTCCATCTTGATATACATCATCATTTACATATAAAAGATAATTAAATCCATTTTCTTTTAGTGCTTTTGCAAATAAAACTGTCTCTTTATCATCAGGAATTTTTGCATAAATAAATTTTGTTGAGCTAAACTCTTTATTTGCATTTTTTAAAGGTTTGAATTTTAACTTTATCAATGGTCTTTCAATAGAACATAAAAGCTGAAAATCTCTCATATTTAAATCAAAAAGTTCATCAAGTTTTGTTACATCATTTATTAAAAGTTTTACTTCATAACCTTTATTTTCAAACTCTTCTCTTTTTATTTTATTTGGTAAAAATAACCTTTTTAGACCATTATGAGTTTCAAATCGAGAAACTCCACCATTTTTGATTTTTTCAATATCATTAAAAAAATCTATTTGATTTTCTCTTATGATTTTTACAATTGAATCATTTGTAAGTAAAGTAAGATTTTGTTTGATATTAAAGTTTTCTATCTCTTCTAAAGTTTCATCATAACTATCAACTACATAAGAGTTTGATATAAAAATTGACATTGGAAGCTTTTTTTCTAAAAGTAAAAAAAAATTTTCTATATTTTTTTCTTCATCATTAAAAATGATTAGAATAAAATCTTTATACTGTTTACATGAAGCACTTATTTGTGCTTCATTTATCAAAGTTTCTATTATATATTTAAAATATAAATTTGTAGTGTTGAACTCTATTTTATATATTAATTGCATGCGTGAAATCTTCCTCATTTGGAATTCTATTTAAATGTTCGCCATTATAGCTACCTATTATATTTTTTACAATATCTTTTATAGCTATATTATTGATTTTTTTTGATTTTATTCCTAAAGATTCGATTTCTTTTATAATATTTAAAATATATTCCTCAAATTTTTCTTCCATTTTTTTTGTAAGACCTATTTCTACACTTATTATATCTTCAGGGATTATTCCCATAATTGTAACATTTGCATGAGAGTCTAAAACAGAAACTATTTCCAACATTTCAACTATTTCAACTTCATGAGCTGTTTTTCTATAATTTCCAAGTCCTAAAAGAACTTCACTTGGAAGTCTATAAATACTTCCAGCTGTATCTTCAATCGAAACAGTATCTAAAATAATAACATTATCATACTCTTGAAAATATGCCATTAATTTAAAACCTAAAGTTCCACCATCAATTATTTCTAAATTTTCATCATCAAATTCATAGTTTTGTCTTATATATTCACTAGCATAAATTCCTATACCTTCATCTTTAAAGAGCATATTCCCTACACCAACTATAATATTTTTTTTCATAAACACACCCTTTTAAAAACTTTTTTATAAGTTAAATTAAAAAACTCATAAAGAAGTTTTTAAAATTAGGCAAAAGCCTAATTTTAAACTATTTTTCTTCTTTTTTATCTTCTTCTTTTACGTATTTGTAACCACCAAATACGATTGCGATATCACTTTCTTGCCAGAAAATTGTTCTCCAAATTTGATAATAGATATGACACATTACCCAAACTAAGATTAAATACATAGATGTATGATGAGCAATTCTAACTCCCATATTTCCACCAAATAAAACATTTGTCCAATCAGTAGCAAAGTGTAACATCCAAGGCCACCAAGATCCAATAGAACTATTTCCTGATGCTAATCCATGAACATATAATTGAAGCCCTGTAAACAACATAAATACCAATAATAAGTGAAAAACTGTAAAAAACATAATGTTATAACTATCACTATGTTCTGAACTAAATTTTTTTCTTCTATTAAATGTCATTAAGTTAAAGAAAACTTCACAAAATTCAATAAAGTTCTTTTTTGTAGGAAGTACCTTTTTATATGGTTTATCAAATTTTGAAAATAGATATAAATAACCAATTAAAATTGCTGTAACATCAAAAATAATTGCAGCAATAAAATGCCCCCATCGATTCCATGCCATCACATATTTGTCCACTGCTGGGTCAGCGATAAAGCTTTGATAATATGGATGACCTATATATAAACCAGTTATGACTGCAACAACCATACAAATCGCATTCCCCCAGTGAATCGTTCGCATGATTGGAGTCATTCTCTCAACCTTTTTCATTTTAGGCACGGCTTGTTCCTCCAATTGGATCTACTTTATAAACACCTAACTCTTTTCCATTTGTATCAATAATATGTACCGCACAAGCAATACAAGGGTCAAAACTATGAATAGTTCTTAAAATTTCTAGTGGCTGATCTGGATTTGCTACTTTTGTGCCTATTAAAGATGACTCATAAGCACCAAGTCTTCCTTTATAATCTCTTGGAGCAGCATTCCAAGTTGAAGGAACAACAGCTTGATAATTAGCTACTTTTCCATCTTTTATTTTTACCCAATGTCCTAAACCTCCTCTTGGAGCTTCAGCCATACCAAATCCTTGAGCATCTTTTGAAACTGTATCAAAATTAAATTCTGTCCAAGTTGATAAATCCCCATGAGCAACATTTGAAGCTAACTCATCAACCCATTCCATCATAACATCAGCCATAAGTTCAGTTTCAATTGCCCTTGCAGCTGTTCTTCCAACTGTTGAGAATAAAACTTGAACTGGTAAGTTTCCATTTTTTAAGAATGTTGTTACATATTTAGAGATTCTTTCATCTTTAGAAGCAACACCAACTATCATCCTTGCAAGTGGTCCAACTTCCATTCTTTCATCATCATAAAGTGGTGATTTAATCCAAGAGTATTTCTTATCTGTATCTAAATATGCAATATTATTCTCTTTTTTTCCAAACCCTGTATAATTTGGTTTTGTAACACCATCAAATGGGTGAAGATTTGTATTTCCTTCATACCAAGCATGAGTTACATCTTCAGTTATTTTTGTTTGGTCAATTTCAAAAACTTTTGATAAATCTTTGTTTTTTACAATTCCTGAAGGGAAAAGTTTAGCTGATTCATAAAATGGAGTATCATCAAGTCTAAAATCACCATAAGACATATAGTTTCCTATACCTCCTCCAATTCCTTCTAAAGCTTCACCAGCATACATTGTTCCTGCCATATAAACATCACTTAAATATGCTTCTTTTGTAAACTTTCTTCCTTTTTTAAGGATTTGTTTAAATTCAGCAATTCTTGCAGGATTTTTAATATCTTGAACACATGTAACTCCACCAACAACAAAAGATTGTGGATGTGGATTTTTACCACCAAAAATAGCCATCATTTTTGCTAAATCTCTTTGTAATTCAAGTGCATCTAAATAGTGAGAAAGTCCTATTAAATTTTGTTCAGGAGTAAGTTTAAAACCTTTACTTCCCCAATAAGCATTTCCAAATACTCCAAGTCTTCCTTGTTTTACATATTTTGTAACTCTTTCTTGAACAGCTGCATAAACATCTTCACTTGCATTCCAAGCTCTTTGACCAGAAACACTTGCCCATTTTTGAGCTTCAGCTACTGTTTTTTTAGGGTCTGCTTTTAAGGCTTCAGTGATATCAACCCAATCAAGTGCATGTAAATGATAGAAGTGAACGATATGATCATGTAAATATAAAGCACCTTGAATAAGATTTCTTACTAATCTTGCATTTTTAGGAATTGTAATTTTAAACGCATGTTCAACTGCTTCGATACTTCTTTGATAGTGAGTCCCTGTACAAACTCCACAAATTCTCATTGCAAGTAAACCACAGTCTCTTGGATCTCTTCCTTTTAATATCTC
Protein-coding regions in this window:
- a CDS encoding FecR family protein, which translates into the protein MKENIKEKAAYFFTCKKDGFTKEQEIEFNSWIDENIEHKKAYENVQRVQQMFLSLSKDTKEKISQEVHQGIKRERIFRKTQFLKIAASILFVIVVSFFGIEYLNFGIKHSFTTNKEIKNIVLPDGSRVILDAKTKVDIKYFENKREVNIISGKVLFDVAKNPNKPFIVNANMIKVEVLGTNFEVKNEEDKISIDVISGKVKVEENKDNKFEELAILTSGKCISFDKENNKIILKDIDIKNIASWKDGILFFQDYSLEKSINEFRKYKDINIFIDNNIKKYMISGSFKIDEFDKFLFALSKIYSLKIDRKDNYIYIYKKS
- a CDS encoding hydrogenase small subunit, whose protein sequence is MANRLLDLEKLPKFKEEKSITSHLEEKGISRRDFMKWATAMTAMLALPATFTPLVAKAATLSDRLPIVWLHMAECTGCSESLLRTDAPTIDSLIFDYISLEYHETLMAAAGWQAEHNLESAIEKYKGRYILMVEGGIPTGENATFLTIGGHGKTGEQSAIDASNNALAIFAIGTCSSFGGVQAAIPNPTGAKALSKVTDKLVINVPGCPPSEKNIVGTLLHYILYGTLPSLDVYNRPKWAYGLRIHDLCERRGHFDAGEFVEEFGDEGAKKGYCLYKVGCKGPYTFNNCSKNKFNSHTSWPIQAGHGCIGCSEPNFWDTMGPFEEPVANRLYSTVFKGLGADATADKIGVGLLTLTGIGIAAHAAISKFKNPKDSQEGEHDAE
- a CDS encoding RNA polymerase sigma factor translates to MLKYYDELVYYVQKMTNDKQLALEIIQETYAKTLEKQKETIIENERAFLYKVARNLTFDYSKKGKIKEFIEFEEDRYFCEIDDQPDGILLENKKEELLLEALNDLPHHLKQVFVLHIFDGYDKKQIAKILNLNLNTVQKYIITATAKLTEYVEKKEWN
- a CDS encoding nickel-dependent hydrogenase large subunit, which gives rise to MAKKHLVIDPITRIEGHLRIEAIIDENNVVTDAYSSSTMFRGIEEILKGRDPRDCGLLAMRICGVCTGTHYQRSIEAVEHAFKITIPKNARLVRNLIQGALYLHDHIVHFYHLHALDWVDITEALKADPKKTVAEAQKWASVSGQRAWNASEDVYAAVQERVTKYVKQGRLGVFGNAYWGSKGFKLTPEQNLIGLSHYLDALELQRDLAKMMAIFGGKNPHPQSFVVGGVTCVQDIKNPARIAEFKQILKKGRKFTKEAYLSDVYMAGTMYAGEALEGIGGGIGNYMSYGDFRLDDTPFYESAKLFPSGIVKNKDLSKVFEIDQTKITEDVTHAWYEGNTNLHPFDGVTKPNYTGFGKKENNIAYLDTDKKYSWIKSPLYDDERMEVGPLARMIVGVASKDERISKYVTTFLKNGNLPVQVLFSTVGRTAARAIETELMADVMMEWVDELASNVAHGDLSTWTEFNFDTVSKDAQGFGMAEAPRGGLGHWVKIKDGKVANYQAVVPSTWNAAPRDYKGRLGAYESSLIGTKVANPDQPLEILRTIHSFDPCIACAVHIIDTNGKELGVYKVDPIGGTSRA
- a CDS encoding Kae1-like domain-containing protein, which gives rise to MQLIYKIEFNTTNLYFKYIIETLINEAQISASCKQYKDFILIIFNDEEKNIENFFLLLEKKLPMSIFISNSYVVDSYDETLEEIENFNIKQNLTLLTNDSIVKIIRENQIDFFNDIEKIKNGGVSRFETHNGLKRLFLPNKIKREEFENKGYEVKLLINDVTKLDELFDLNMRDFQLLCSIERPLIKLKFKPLKNANKEFSSTKFIYAKIPDDKETVLFAKALKENGFNYLLYVNDDVYQDGLKVTYNKEQNIIISGNKGLFPKYDFVSRKKFNSSKEYFNEFGGVYKATLAQSAKRLEPSVGVYFSSTTKSSSISLNIPTKGQKEVIVIPNIRNSITNCFDEISTIDEHCSRLITNFIRKYPEVVSAIVPTNAKGFESIVNICAKVLGLNNAKEFEDLALDTNLKSGIQIDMKLIKVNKLNVLDYRKTIQSMMSYKMANVDNQTLAYSFYESLSEFICNYSDEIAKEIKAKDIVLCGNMFANSILLSKTLKTLSKNYNIILPIEYPLDY
- a CDS encoding cytochrome b/b6 domain-containing protein, translating into MTPIMRTIHWGNAICMVVAVITGLYIGHPYYQSFIADPAVDKYVMAWNRWGHFIAAIIFDVTAILIGYLYLFSKFDKPYKKVLPTKKNFIEFCEVFFNLMTFNRRKKFSSEHSDSYNIMFFTVFHLLLVFMLFTGLQLYVHGLASGNSSIGSWWPWMLHFATDWTNVLFGGNMGVRIAHHTSMYLILVWVMCHIYYQIWRTIFWQESDIAIVFGGYKYVKEEDKKEEK
- a CDS encoding HyaD/HybD family hydrogenase maturation endopeptidase; translated protein: MKKNIIVGVGNMLFKDEGIGIYASEYIRQNYEFDDENLEIIDGGTLGFKLMAYFQEYDNVIILDTVSIEDTAGSIYRLPSEVLLGLGNYRKTAHEVEIVEMLEIVSVLDSHANVTIMGIIPEDIISVEIGLTKKMEEKFEEYILNIIKEIESLGIKSKKINNIAIKDIVKNIIGSYNGEHLNRIPNEEDFTHAINI